From a single Brassica napus cultivar Da-Ae chromosome C9, Da-Ae, whole genome shotgun sequence genomic region:
- the LOC106420253 gene encoding ribulose-phosphate 3-epimerase, cytoplasmic isoform, protein MVVSPKIAPSMLSSDFANLAAEAKRMVDLGADWLHMDIMDGHFVPNLTIGAPVIESLRKHTSAYLDCHLMVTNPMDYVEQMGKAGASGFTFHVEVAKENWQELVSKIKSAGMRPGVALKPGTPVEEVYPLVEGETPVEMVLVMTVEPGFGGQKFMPNMMDKVRALRQKYPTLDIEVDGGLGPSTIEAAAAAGANCIVAGSSVFGAPESGKVISLLRTSVEKAQPTT, encoded by the exons ATGGTGGTGTCGCCAAAGATAGCTCCATCAATGCTGTCTTCGGACTTTGCAAATCTGGCGGCAGAGGCCAAGCGGATGGTTGATTTGGGCGCTGACTGGCTTCACATGGACATCATG GACGG GCATTTTGTCCCGAATCTAACCATTGGTGCTCCTGTCATCGAGAGTTTGAGAAAGCACACAAG TGCATATCTTGATTGCCACCTAATGGTGACGAACCCCATGGATTACGTGGAGCAGATGGGTAAAGCTGGGGCTTCTGGTTTCACATTCCACGTTGAGGTGGCCAAAG AGAACTGGCAAGAACTTGTGAGTAAGATTAAGTCTGCTGGGATGAGGCCAGGTGTGGCTCTAAAGCCTGGAACACCTGTTGAAGAAGTCTATCCTCTG GTTGAAGGGGAAACTCCAGTAGAAATGGTGCTAGTGATGACGGTGGAGCCTGGATTTGGAGGCCAGAAGTTCATGCCCAACATGATGGACAAG GTCAGGGCATTGAGGCAGAAGTATCCAACGCTAGATATTGAGGTGGACGGAGGGTTAGGCCCATCGACTATAGAAGCAGCGGCTGCAGCAGGGGCCAACTGTATCGTAGCTGGAAGTTCGGTGTTTGGAGCTCCGGAGTCAGGGAAAGTCATTTCCCTTTTGCGGACCAGTGTTGAGAAAGCCCAACCCACCACCTGA